CTGATGGAACCCCTTACCACAGTACTCGCAGATGTACGGTTTATACCCAGCGTGgatccgtgtgtgcgtgttcagTGTCGAGGAGCGATTGAATGCCTTACCACAAGTCTGGCACTTGTGTGGCTTCTCCGAGGTGTGAATGATCTTGTGACGGCACAGCGTGGACGCCTGCCGGAATCCCTTGCCACAGATCTTACAGATAAACGGTCGAGCTCCCGTGTGCACCGGCATATGACGTGTGAGATTGTAATGGGCGTTAAACACCTTGCCACACTCGGGGCAAGCGaaggttttctgttttgcggCTAGGGCGgccgctgcggctgctgccgccgctgacGAAGAGCCACTGCCAAGGGGAGATTGAACTTCGGCGGATCCTCCGGGAGAAAGGGCCGCTCGGGAACTACTGCCACTGGAGGAGCTCATCGAGGAGCAGGTACTGCTGGTGGAGATGTTTAGATTCAGCGATGATTGACGCTTACTCGCAACGCCTCCCGGGGGCGATGAGTGTTTCGCGCGATCAGCAgtagcggctgctgcagcggctgccgctgctgctgctgctgccgcagccgCCGACAACAGCTGATGATGTCCGTGAGCCGGATGTGCGTGCAGATGATGGTGTCCGTTAAGGTGCGCGTGAGGGTGCGGTGCATGCGTAGGTGTTGCTCCAATCGTCATCACCGAAGGGGGAGGAGATCGTGTTGGACTTTCAAGCCGCCGTACTGACTCGGTACCGTATGGATggagagcagcaacagacgcCGCCacatggtgatgctgctgctgctgttgttgctgctgctgctgttgctgttgatgatgatgatgctgatggtgctgattatgatgctgatggtgttgctgagTAAGAGCAGCATACTGGGCAGCGGCACACATGAGCTGCCCCGGATAGTACAGCAACGGGTACTGGCTCAGCAACTCCTGATGCCGATGACTGCCAACGAAAGGATGCATCGAGCTAGGGACGTACTTCTTGAAGGCCGAATCGTACGCTTCCGCCACGGACACCGATGGTGGCAGTTCGTAACAAGGACTCGAGCCAGCCGCTGATAACGGGCTCATCGATTTGTCCGGACTGTGATGGTGGCTGCGCTTTCGGTTGAACGCACGGAATGGCGCTTCGAAAGAATCATCCGGACTGGCCACATCCAGCACCAAAtcctcatcatcttcctcctcttcttcgtccttcctttcctgctgttgctcctcggTGTGGCGCCTCCTCTCGGCAGCCTGCTGATCATCTCGGTCATCACGCCCCATTATGTTGGCGATCGAGAACTTGAGCGTTCCGGCGACCCCTGCACCGGATGGCCGCTCACTGTTCCGTCCGTTGAGCATTGTCGTCGGTCGCGGAGTCGTATCCTGACAGCCGACGGTGGTCGTCTCCGTGTGGTCCGGACTGTGCGAACGACGCCCCGATTCGGGCGTGCCCTCCTCCAGCGCACTGACGCTGGATCCCTCCATCGTTGGACTCTTGGCTGTGATCGGCATTCCTGGTGGGCTACACGGTTCCTGCATGCCACGGGGACTCTGAAGAGAACAGATAGATAGCACAGAGCAGATGTGTTGAGGTTAGTTTGGTGGCATTTACTACTCGCAATTAGTGAGTGAGCGTCACTCCAGGACACATTCCATCCCCGGATGATTGAGGCACAATCATGGACCCCATGCGAGGTCAACGGGCAACGCCCAGCGATTGTTCTAGGCGCAGAACAATTCCAGAACATCCGCCCCGGATCAGAATCGGCATTCCTGCTTGATCCTGGCGCTAACCCCGAGTTAATTTTGTTGTATCAACACTCGGGTCAaacaattcaaacaaacagTCTAGACCCCCCCCTTAACCCCTATCGGTTGATGCTGCATTGAATGCAGTTCCTAGTGTCGGGCCGATTAATATGCTCGAAATTCAATAGCAATTATGCTGTGGTCTGGGAGGTGATACAACCAACCCCATCGGTTTGGAAGGCCTGGGAACCGCTGCGTTTCTATACCCCATTGTTCGCTTACGGCTTCGGTCCGGATTGGCCAGTGTGAGGAAAGCTGTATTGACAAAATATTCCATTCTAATGTGGGCTCAACATAGCAGCATAACTGAATGtattaatttcaattcaaacgtTCCAATGATTGAGAAGCTCTACTCGATCGGATCATTGCTGATGTTCAGGTATTCGGTGCGAGTTTGAGGTATGATTTTGGCAAAGAAATCCAATAGCACATTCATTCTCAATACATTCAAATTGAAGCCAACAATTTGCATGATTTTTCCATATCAACACGGACCGTGTGGCCTAATGGATAAGGCGTCGGACTTCTGATCCGACGATTGCAGGTTCAAGTCCTGTCACGGTTGTCAGCAAAAGGCGCTGGCCTGAtttcgttttattattatctATCGATCATATGTTGACTAAATCATTCAGGTTAACTCAATGATTTTTAATGTGCAAGATAATAATTGAATTATCGATTAAATTAGCAAGCAAATCCACCTAAATGTAAAGAAAACTTTGAAGTagttgatgttttgtttttaaatgcaTCATTTTATGTTGTGAGATGTTCTTTGTGGGCATGTTTAAATATTATTCAAATGGAATACACAAATTTTGACTTGAATTGATGATGAACATCAGGAAGGAATTCGTTCGAGTCAACAATCTAGAATCACTAATATGTTTTAGTGTTATGTTACACTAAGAATAATGATTTAATACGTACTAAATAAACCATGTTGtagcgatcgacgatcggttcGTCGCAGAAGCCGCCTCTCTTCCGGTCTGCTACCAGAtttaaccaaaccaaacagaagtCTGAGTCGTTCAACCAACAATCAAAGACGAAACACGTTCAACGAATTTAAATCGAAATTGTCAATTTCCGTTGCTAGATCACTTATGCAACCCTATGCTGCGGGGTCGCTTTTAATCGACTGGAGCGCACTCCCCACTCTCCAATTGTTTTCTTGCAGCCACACTTCACTAACACTCTTGATTAGATTTCCTCCCAAGAAGGGCTTGAGACCACATTCCGCCCTGGCGTTAGTTCGTAGTCCGACAAAGGAGGATGGTGGAAGGAGTGTTATCACATCACACCTCGTCACCAGCAACACAGCATCAACACTCCAGTAGAAGACGGGAAAACTCAATTAAggaaattaattcaattgatTTCACACCCAAGTGGTCCTTAGAATGGAGTGGCGTAGAGGGTAGTAGTGAGCTTCACATACTCTTGCACAACTCCTCCAACACATGGGCGTTGCGTACACGGTCTCTCGAGGAGGTCCCTTTGGGAAGCTATTAATTTGCCAGCCACTTGAGCGATCACTCTGGCAGACGAAGGCAAAGATGCTCGGTTTGTTCTTGTCGATGCTGGGCCATCCACTTCACACTGCTCGGTGTTTGTCACTTTTTTCTTCGAATTACGTTTACTCCATTTACGGCACCACGGAACACGCGGATTGTCTGATGGAGTTTGCGTTGCTGGTTGCTCGGGGGTCTCGGACAACACACCAACCGGCTCGACGGCTGAAACTGGTTTGAACTGGCGAGCGGTGATGGCTGGTTCAACAACGGTCGACCAAAGGACACGCGGAAACGGAAGGACGAGCAAAGTCCTCGAAAGTACGCCCCTGCGAAGGTCCCTTCACGTAGACCCCTCCTCTCGCTGccagctcactcgctcgcactcactctctctgtctctttcactctctctctatccctcgCTAGCGGTGCTCAAATCACAGCCTTTTTGCGCAGAAAcaaacccaacacacacatacattctcGCACACAAAAGGACACCGCATCCCACGAGTGTCCTTTCACTGCGacctacagagagagagagagagagagagcgcgcgcgcgagagagaaagagagagctcgATATGGCTGCCAATCGGTGGAAAAGGACAGTCGACACTGAGTGACGCACACAATGACAGCCATGCAAAGTAGTATGTGTGAAAAGGATATGCTGGGGAGGAAGAACAGCTGGGGTGTTCATTTCATTACATCATAAGCACCTCCAGGGATTTTtcctctcactcgctcactgTGTCCTTCTCGCTCGATCCACCGGATGACCGGCGATGTACACTTTTATGCTGGTTCATCCAGCGCATCCCGATGATGAGCAATCCCGTCCGCTGTCCGCTTGTCGATGCTTTCGAGCGTGTGAGGTGACGCCCCGTATTTTCCGTAACGACAACCGACGACGGATTGGCATGAGCTGGGACACGCGCACGCGCCGGACTCGTCCTCTATTTACTTGGCCAAAGGAAGAAGCTCGCCAAACCTCGCCCTCGCCACCTTTCAACCCAACCCGGGAATGCCTACTAGCCATGAGCTCCCGTTTTGGACTGGCTGAGAAAGAGACAACCGCGGAGTCgcggaaacgaagaaagacCCCTGCCACCGCGTGGATGAGTGGATGAGCAAACAGCCCGCGCCAGCGCGTAATGTGAGGCCTTATgtccccttcgttgggcagcGAAAGATCCGCCAAAGAGCGCGCCACAAGGATCAACCTCGCTATCTGTCGCCTAGATCCTTGTTAGCTCATTATCGTACCCTTGAGAGCGCCGCTGGAACTTGGATTGATGGAGCCACCACTCCGGTTGGCCGGGCGGGCGGTCGGgcgattgtttgttggtgtAGGTGACCTCCCCACTGCCCTTCATTTCACTGCACTCTCCTTTCTTGTGTGCGAGTAATGTGAAGTAAAGTTTGATGCTTCAGCTTTTTTCTCTTGTTAATTTGCGTGCGATGGAATgaagagaagcaacagcaaatgaaATTGGAACAAAATATTGAACTTTTTTCCAGCGGAACATTCACTGTTTCCAGTGAGTATTCAGCGGAACGCGTTCCTCAAAGGCAGATTGGCGGAAGAATGATAAAAAGCTGGAAAAATCAACGAAGCAAAAATATCGGACAACCAGCCAGTGAGGCGAGAAAAGGTGAACAATCTTTTGTCCGCTATTTGGTGCTGGTATTTTATCGGGATCGATATCAAGCGCGCTTTCAGTTCGTGCAGTTCCTCGCAATACTTTTCACAGAATGAATTATTTGCATACTTCATTCCTATAATCCTATTTATGTTTCACTGTAAATGGTATTTCAAACAAGTGAAATATAAACTaaggattttcattttcaaaggGAAAAAATATAACAGTTAAAAAGATTACTATCGATACGTACAAGGGACAAATCCAAGATAAAATTACCTAGATGCGATACGAACTAAAACGATTTTAtctatttatgaaaaatacGAATTTTCATCCAAATATCGCATACggaaaaaattatttaaaattgcAATGAGATATTTAAACCCATGGCAAGATTTTTTAGTGTTGACTAAGAAAGAAAGTGATCAAATTGTGTTTAAGGATTACATAAGTTAACCATATTAGTTAACAGAGAAGTTTAAGTTAACTTTACATAACCAGCAGGATGAATCAAAATAGCAGCAGCCAATCCCGCTCTACCGATACTGCTGGATGCTGTAAGTTCATTTCGTAGTAGCGATTGTATTTCACAATGAAAACGTAAGCAACGGCTGAAGATGACAAACCCCCTACTCAATTCCCAACGCTCTCTAGACCACCGGAGATCCAACCTTAACCAGCGAtacggcgtgcgcgcgcgtgacTAACATAAACGCCGTCTCCATGTATACGGATGGCGCTAGATTGCGAAATAGTGCGTGGAAGCAGGAAACCTAAAGGCAAACTAGCAAAAGGCAAACGCACACTTGTATGGGATGCTAACAGCAAATTGATAACTAACGGCATGTGGTGCAAATGGAGATAATGTAAAATCCAGAGATACAAATTCAAATCCTATCCATAAAGAAACGAAGATAGTTCTTTTTTGCAACAGAATCAAAGGGGCatgtaaattatttttacaTGCAAATTATCTTGCTGTTTCTTTGCGAAATTGTGTGTGTAAGCATAAAACTAATAGAGGAACTCCCAAGGGGTAAACGCGCACTGCGATCAAATGTTAACACCCAGATGTCAACGGCGGCCGTGTGGCCTAATGGAGAAGGCGTCGGA
The sequence above is a segment of the Anopheles darlingi chromosome 2, idAnoDarlMG_H_01, whole genome shotgun sequence genome. Coding sequences within it:
- the LOC125959623 gene encoding fez family zinc finger protein erm — encoded protein: MESSHSGVSLSPRGMQEPCSPPGMPITAKSPTMEGSSVSALEEGTPESGRRSHSPDHTETTTVGCQDTTPRPTTMLNGRNSERPSGAGVAGTLKFSIANIMGRDDRDDQQAAERRRHTEEQQQERKDEEEEEDDEDLVLDVASPDDSFEAPFRAFNRKRSHHHSPDKSMSPLSAAGSSPCYELPPSVSVAEAYDSAFKKYVPSSMHPFVGSHRHQELLSQYPLLYYPGQLMCAAAQYAALTQQHHQHHIRRLESPTRSPPPSVMTIGATPTHAPHPHAHLNGHHHLHAHPAHGHHQLLSAAAAAAAAAAAAAAAATADRAKHSSPPGGVASKRQSSLNLNISTSSTCSSMSSSSGSSSRAALSPGGSAEVQSPLGSGSSSAAAAAAAAALAAKQKTFACPECGKVFNAHYNLTRHMPVHTGARPFICKICGKGFRQASTLCRHKIIHTSEKPHKCQTCGKAFNRSSTLNTHTRIHAGYKPYICEYCGKGFHQKGNYKNHKLTHSGDKAYKCNICNKAFHQIYNLTFHMHTHNDKKPFTCKICAKGFCRNFDLKKHMRKLHDISISGMSHKRSRASSGTSRSSLESRMASPASPAGTPTGASGASTAHHHHHHHHHQSPSHLHHPALHLHSGNSQTPAVPAVHHNHPSVQSTDLQTSPSPVAGHPWSSASSLAALHHTAVAAMRNGTAGDYASPFLMPPSGRHQRLSVAAAVADSPFIGKVF